The Triticum aestivum cultivar Chinese Spring chromosome 3A, IWGSC CS RefSeq v2.1, whole genome shotgun sequence genome includes a region encoding these proteins:
- the LOC123059979 gene encoding uncharacterized protein, whose product MARRLLASHLLPHLRLGARCPAPHPSPALAATRRLARGPAPSPPLWAPQGSRFFADDRSHYDLFGKRRPGDEEFRKAWQENVDEEDCLWTASEDEDEEKENDTKMEREIKKVKKQAKENANLIDGDDSDELRSICPESDEDDMNLWSGSEEDDDNDIPTEPHPNERSDSYIDKVFEFDETPKYRTISELLKAEKEPPELSPGKQARKLAVENALKKLKKGPDGRYINVFDVVTDIDILIGAFENIVSGPEYAELREGGPKKLNIQFFKDIQARMRDPNFNFSPELKLKPKSKLVPKKKWQKAQSRKRKNDKR is encoded by the exons ATGgctcgccgcctcctcgccagccaCCTCCTCCCGCACCTCCGCCTCGGCGCGCGCTGCCCGGCGCCCCATCCCTCGCCGGCtctcgccgccacccgccgcctggCCCGCGGCCCCGCCCCGTCTCCCCCGCTCTGGGCTCCCCAAG GATCACGGTTCTTTGCTGATGATCGCTCACACTACGATCTGTTTGGTAAAAGAAGGCCAGGTGATGAAGAGTTCAGGAAAGCTTGGCAGGAGAATGTTGACGAGGAGGACTGCCTATGGACTgccagtgaagacgaggatgaggagAAGGAGAATGATACAAAAATGGAGAGGGAAATCAAGAAAGTGAAGAAGCAAGCCAAGGAAAATGCTAACCTCATTGATGGTGATGACAGTGACGAGTTAAGAAGTATATGCCCTGAGAGCGATGAAGACGATATGAATCTCTGGAGTGGCAGTGAAGAAGACGATGACAATGATATCCCTACTGAGCCACATCCCAATGAACGCAGTGATTCATATATAGATAAGGTGTTTGAATTTGATGAGACACCTAAATACCGCACAATCTCTGAGCTGTTGAAAGCCGAGAAGGAACCACCAGAACTCTCGCCGGGAAAGCAAGCAAGAAAACTTGCTGTAGAAAATGCTCTCAAGAAGTTGAAAAAAGGGCCTGACGGACGCTACATTAACGTATTTGATGTTGTCACTGATATAGATATCCTGATTGGAGCATTTGAGAACATTGTTTCAGGACCAGAGTATGCAGAGCTGCGGGAGGGCGGACCAAAGAAGCTCAATATCCAGTTCTTCAAGGATATACAAGCACGCATGAGAGACCCAAATTTCAATTTTTCTCCAGAGTTAAAGTTAAAGCCTAAGAGTAAGTTAGTGCCTAAGAAGAAATGGCAGAAAGCACAATCAAGGAAGAGGAAAAATGACAAACGTTGA
- the LOC123059980 gene encoding heavy metal-associated isoprenylated plant protein 32 — MTKDEDFKLVKIQTHVLRVNIHCDGCKHKVKKLLQKIEGVYSVAIDVDNHKVTVTGSVDSETLIRKLTRGGKHAELWSHQKGGSGNNNQGHKGNGNNNNNQQKQQQQQQQQQQKQAANVSKDGGGKGSGGQKEQGKLGGGVGSLMQGLKAFKSQHSKHQLPDLSSDDEDDMYDDEDDEDDDEFDDEYEDDLRFLGDKMSQLGILRQRAEAAAAINAKNKNGGNAANVGGKKGAPAGNNHHQNNQNQKMNMGAAAGNAKMGNGAQKNTGGIGGLMGLNHGLGAGGAAPGIQGYTGGGFSHPSSYGAAGYGGLQQQQQNGNLMASMQGYHNNPAAAAAMMNNLRGNMMMHQPQPQPQMMYHRSPQISPYTAYYNPYSYYYQQPGGGGGGGSSAYHPGGGTGDVETMFSDENTKGCAIM, encoded by the exons ATGACCAAGGATGAGGACTTCAAGCTGGTCAAGATCCAG ACCCATGTCCTGAGGGTGAACATACACTGCGACGGCTGCAAGCACAAGGTCAAGAAGCTGCTCCAGAAGATCGAAG GCGTCTACTCGGTGGCCATCGATGTGGACAACCACAAGGTCACGGTGACTGGCAGCGTCGACTCTGAGACGCTCATCCGGAAGCTCACCAGAGGGGGCAAGCACGCAGAGCTGTGGTCACACCAGAAGGGCGGCAGCGGCAACAACAACCAGGGCCACAAGGGCaatggcaacaacaacaacaaccagcagaagcagcagcagcagcagcagcagcagcagcagaagcaggctGCCAATGTGAGCAAGGATGGCGGCGGCAAGGGCAGCGGCGGGCAGAAGGAGCAGGGCAAGCTTGGTGGCGGAGTTGGGAGCCTCATGCAGGGGCTCAAGGCCTTCAAGAGCCAGCACAGCAAGCACCAGCTCCCTGACCTGAGCTCGGATGACGAAGATGATATgtatgatgatgaggacgacgaagacGATGATGAGTTTGACGATGAGTATGAGGACGACCTCCGCTTCCTCGGGGACAAGATGAGCCAGCTCGGCATCCTCAGGCAGCGCGCCGAGGCTGCGGCGGCGATCAACGCCAAGAACAAGAACGGCGGCAATGCCGCCAATGTCGGCGGCAAGAAAGGCGCCCCAGCAGGGAACAACCACCATCAGAACAACCAGAACCAGAAGATGAACATGGGCGCGGCGGCAGGGAATGCCAAGATGGGGAATGGCGCTCAGAAGAACACTGGCGGCATCGGTGGCCTGATGGGCCTGAACCATGGCCTGGGAGCTGGCGGTGCTGCTCCTGGCATACAGGGCTACACAGGCGGCGGCTTCAGCCACCCTTCCTCCTACGGTGCCGCCGGCTACGGagggctccagcagcagcagcagaacggCAACCTGATGGCGAGCATGCAGGGGTACCACAACAacccggcggcggccgcggcgatgATGAACAACCTGAGGGGCAACATGATGATGCaccagccgcagccgcagccgcagatGATGTACCACCGGTCTCCGCAGATCAGCCCTTACACGGCCTACTACAACCCATACAGCTACTACTACCAgcagcccggcggcggcggcggcggcggctcctccgcCTACCACCCCGGCGGCGGCACCGGCGACGTCGAGACCATGTTCAGCGACGAGAACACCAAGGGCTGTGCCATCATGTAG